From the genome of Cognaticolwellia beringensis, one region includes:
- the trmB gene encoding tRNA (guanine(46)-N(7))-methyltransferase TrmB yields the protein MNNTEITGDSKAIVTNQPGIHEKLAEIVNKHIAHPSQKPIQAHTQQAFDEINKVVQAFIGEVILDSCCGVGQSTRLLAKQNPAALVIGVDKSAHRINRNVDEVEHDNGQGKVENYHLVRADLNDFYRLVVAANWPVTKHYILYPNPWPKAKHVQRRWHGSAVFPQIIAVGQEIILRSNWLLYLEEFQVAASVLSFKGDISTVNVTQPLTPFEAKFHASGQQCWQLHICK from the coding sequence ATGAACAACACAGAAATAACCGGTGACTCTAAAGCCATTGTAACCAACCAACCTGGTATACATGAAAAGTTGGCTGAGATTGTTAATAAACACATTGCACATCCGTCACAAAAGCCGATACAAGCACATACTCAACAAGCTTTTGATGAGATAAATAAGGTTGTTCAGGCGTTTATCGGCGAAGTTATTCTGGATTCGTGTTGTGGTGTTGGTCAAAGTACGCGTTTATTAGCAAAACAAAATCCAGCTGCTTTAGTGATTGGGGTGGATAAATCTGCTCATAGAATTAACCGTAATGTTGACGAGGTAGAACATGATAACGGTCAAGGTAAAGTAGAAAATTATCACTTAGTTCGTGCTGATTTAAATGACTTTTATCGCCTAGTGGTGGCTGCTAATTGGCCAGTTACAAAGCATTATATTTTATATCCCAACCCTTGGCCGAAAGCTAAACATGTCCAGAGACGCTGGCATGGTAGCGCAGTTTTTCCACAAATTATTGCCGTTGGGCAAGAGATTATTTTACGCAGTAATTGGCTACTTTACTTAGAAGAGTTTCAAGTAGCCGCGAGTGTTTTATCTTTTAAGGGCGACATATCCACGGTTAACGTTACTCAGCCTTTAACTCCATTCGAAGCAAAGTTTCATGCCAGTGGTCAGCAATGTTGGCAGCTACATATTTGTAAATAA
- the pcnB gene encoding polynucleotide adenylyltransferase PcnB yields MIKLGSTIIKSVINLCKKVLGKARKNNSNQPSFEQPIILSRDQHPVSRKHMSHNALKVLYRLNKGGYDAYLVGGGVRDIILGLEPKDFDIATNATPEQIKTLFRNCRLIGRRFRLAHIVFGREIIEVATFRGHHDSDEDKNCQKTSKQSEDGMLLRDNIYGSIEEDAERRDFTINALYYSAKDFKVYDFANGVADVYAKQIRLIGDPETRYREDPVRMLRAIRFATKLDMEIHPDTKAPIKSLAPLMANIPPARLFEEFLKLFMSGKAVENFELLRNYSLFQYFFPAVDQQLNQKSQLYIADFIALAMKNTDYRVNNDQRVTPAFLFAAMLWYPMQEHIQRLNRETKLTPQDAFFGALSEVMSEQQRSIAIPKRFQAVMKDIWILQEKLARRDGKRAFKALEHPKFRAGYDFLLLRAEIETAADSHVEHGSSLQELAKWWGDFQECNVETQQVMVKSIVPSKNGPRRTTRKRRKPRVESSSSDA; encoded by the coding sequence ATGATAAAACTGGGGTCCACCATTATCAAAAGCGTCATCAACTTGTGTAAAAAAGTACTCGGAAAAGCACGAAAAAATAACTCGAATCAGCCATCATTTGAACAGCCAATTATACTTTCTCGTGATCAGCACCCTGTATCTAGAAAACACATGAGTCACAATGCCTTAAAAGTATTGTATCGCTTAAATAAAGGAGGCTATGACGCTTATTTAGTGGGCGGTGGTGTCCGCGATATTATCTTAGGTTTAGAACCTAAAGATTTTGATATTGCCACCAACGCAACCCCAGAGCAAATTAAGACTTTATTTCGAAACTGTCGACTTATTGGTCGTCGCTTTCGCCTCGCACATATTGTTTTTGGTCGTGAAATTATTGAAGTAGCCACATTTAGGGGCCATCACGACAGCGATGAAGATAAAAACTGTCAAAAAACATCTAAGCAAAGTGAAGATGGCATGCTTTTGCGTGACAACATATATGGCAGTATTGAAGAAGACGCTGAACGTCGTGACTTCACCATAAACGCGCTTTATTACTCAGCTAAAGACTTTAAAGTTTATGACTTTGCTAATGGTGTTGCTGATGTTTACGCTAAACAAATCCGCTTAATTGGTGATCCTGAAACACGCTACCGTGAAGATCCGGTTAGAATGTTACGTGCTATACGCTTTGCTACAAAATTAGACATGGAAATTCATCCTGATACTAAAGCACCAATAAAATCTCTTGCACCACTGATGGCAAATATTCCACCAGCGCGTTTGTTTGAAGAATTTTTAAAGCTGTTCATGTCAGGTAAAGCGGTAGAAAATTTTGAGCTGCTAAGAAATTACAGCTTATTTCAGTATTTTTTCCCCGCAGTTGATCAACAACTTAATCAAAAATCTCAGCTATATATAGCCGATTTTATTGCTTTAGCGATGAAGAATACCGATTATCGCGTTAATAATGATCAGCGTGTTACACCCGCATTTTTATTTGCTGCAATGCTTTGGTACCCAATGCAAGAGCATATACAACGCTTAAATCGTGAAACTAAGTTGACACCACAAGATGCATTTTTTGGTGCATTAAGTGAAGTAATGTCAGAGCAACAACGCAGTATTGCGATACCAAAACGCTTTCAAGCGGTAATGAAAGATATTTGGATTTTACAAGAAAAATTGGCTCGCCGAGATGGAAAACGTGCATTTAAAGCGCTTGAACATCCTAAATTTAGAGCCGGATATGACTTTTTGTTATTGCGCGCCGAAATAGAAACTGCTGCAGATAGTCATGTCGAGCACGGCTCTTCGCTTCAGGAACTTGCCAAATGGTGGGGAGACTTTCAAGAGTGCAATGTTGAAACACAGCAAGTAATGGTAAAAAGCATAGTCCCCAGTAAAAATGGACCTCGTCGCACAACAAGAAAGCGTAGAAAGCCTCGCGTAGAAAGTTCGAGTAGCGACGCGTAA
- the panB gene encoding 3-methyl-2-oxobutanoate hydroxymethyltransferase, with protein MAKITTATLMKMKQQGEKITTITAYDASFAKIFDQAGIHAILIGDSLGMVLQGHDDTLPVDIDHMAYHTQSVKRGVENTLIIADMPFMSYATTEQAYINATKLMQAGASIVKLEGGEWLEETIKGLVERGIPVCAHLGLTPQSVNVFGGFKVQGRESDKALEMIEHAKALEAAGAQLLVLECIPSGLGKAITEAVSIPTIGIGAGKDTDGQILVMHDALGISCSYMPKFSRNFLIDTGDIKKAIELYIDEVSKGNFPGPEHIFK; from the coding sequence ATGGCTAAAATAACAACCGCCACCTTAATGAAAATGAAACAACAAGGTGAAAAAATTACCACTATTACCGCCTATGATGCCAGTTTTGCAAAGATATTTGATCAAGCAGGTATTCATGCGATATTGATCGGTGACTCACTAGGCATGGTTTTACAAGGCCATGACGACACTCTACCTGTTGATATTGACCACATGGCCTATCATACACAAAGTGTAAAGCGCGGAGTGGAAAACACCCTCATTATTGCTGACATGCCTTTTATGAGCTATGCGACCACAGAGCAAGCTTATATAAACGCCACCAAGTTAATGCAAGCTGGTGCTAGCATAGTAAAACTTGAAGGCGGTGAATGGTTAGAAGAAACGATAAAAGGCCTAGTAGAGCGTGGTATCCCTGTTTGTGCTCATTTAGGATTAACACCACAGTCGGTGAATGTATTTGGTGGTTTTAAAGTACAAGGTAGAGAGAGTGACAAAGCCCTTGAGATGATAGAACATGCCAAAGCATTAGAAGCTGCAGGCGCACAGTTATTAGTGCTTGAGTGTATTCCAAGTGGTTTGGGTAAAGCTATTACAGAAGCCGTGTCGATTCCGACTATTGGAATTGGCGCAGGTAAAGATACTGATGGACAAATTTTAGTTATGCATGACGCCCTAGGTATCTCTTGTAGTTACATGCCAAAATTCTCACGCAACTTTTTAATCGATACTGGCGATATAAAAAAAGCAATCGAGTTGTATATTGACGAAGTCAGCAAGGGTAATTTTCCTGGCCCTGAACATATTTTTAAATAG
- the folK gene encoding 2-amino-4-hydroxy-6-hydroxymethyldihydropteridine diphosphokinase — MALTYIGLGSNLSDPQAQICSALDKLKQLERCKVTQVSSLYFSRPMGPQDQPDYMNAVIALETNLSAIELLEQLQSIENNAGRVRKDNRWGARVLDLDILLFDQQIINTERLTIPHYGLKSREFVLLPLAEIAPNLVLPDCDSIQELANQIDNNGLKIHSKLS; from the coding sequence ATGGCATTAACCTATATTGGTTTAGGCAGTAACTTATCTGATCCGCAAGCGCAGATATGCTCTGCGTTGGATAAATTAAAGCAACTTGAGCGATGCAAAGTAACTCAGGTGTCTTCTTTGTATTTCAGTCGCCCTATGGGACCGCAAGATCAACCTGATTACATGAATGCCGTGATCGCACTTGAAACAAATTTAAGTGCAATAGAATTACTTGAGCAGCTACAAAGTATTGAAAACAATGCCGGTCGAGTTCGTAAAGACAATCGCTGGGGTGCTCGAGTGCTAGATTTAGATATTCTCTTATTTGATCAGCAAATAATTAACACAGAACGTTTAACAATTCCTCATTATGGCTTAAAGTCTCGAGAGTTTGTTTTACTTCCGTTAGCTGAAATCGCACCCAATTTAGTTTTACCTGACTGTGATAGTATTCAAGAACTGGCAAATCAGATTGATAATAATGGACTAAAAATTCACAGTAAGTTAAGTTAG
- a CDS encoding ABC transporter permease, translated as MASSRNIIALKSIMHKEIHRFMRIWVQTLVPPAITISLYFVIFGSLIGSRIGQMGGFDYMSFIVPGLIMMSVITNSYSNVASSFFSAKWQRNVEEMLVAPVPNWVIVAGYVGGGMARGMLVGGIVTIVSMFFVDIQIHNIWVIIVTVALTSATFALGGLINAIFAGSFDDISIIPTFILTPLTYLGGVFYSISLLPDFWQGVSQINPIVYMVNAFRYGFLGISDVSLTLSFAVLGVFIVSLYTIAMVLITKGIGLRS; from the coding sequence ATGGCATCATCTAGAAATATCATTGCGCTTAAAAGTATTATGCACAAAGAAATACACCGTTTTATGCGTATTTGGGTACAAACATTAGTACCACCAGCGATAACTATTAGCTTGTATTTTGTCATCTTTGGTTCGTTAATAGGTTCGCGTATTGGACAAATGGGCGGCTTTGATTACATGTCATTTATTGTGCCTGGTTTGATCATGATGAGTGTTATAACTAACTCATACTCCAATGTCGCCTCGTCATTTTTCAGTGCCAAGTGGCAGCGAAATGTTGAAGAAATGCTCGTGGCTCCAGTACCTAATTGGGTTATTGTTGCTGGTTATGTTGGCGGCGGAATGGCACGTGGTATGTTAGTGGGCGGTATTGTCACGATAGTCTCAATGTTTTTTGTTGATATACAAATCCATAATATTTGGGTGATTATTGTAACGGTTGCACTGACTTCAGCTACCTTTGCTTTAGGTGGTTTAATTAACGCAATTTTTGCGGGTAGTTTTGACGACATATCTATTATCCCAACGTTTATATTAACGCCACTGACTTATTTAGGTGGTGTGTTTTATTCTATTAGTTTGTTACCTGATTTTTGGCAAGGTGTCTCACAAATTAACCCGATTGTGTATATGGTTAATGCCTTTAGGTATGGTTTTTTAGGTATATCTGATGTCAGTTTAACCTTGTCATTTGCGGTATTGGGCGTGTTTATTGTCAGTTTATACACCATTGCTATGGTGTTAATTACTAAAGGTATTGGCTTAAGAAGCTAA
- the gluQRS gene encoding tRNA glutamyl-Q(34) synthetase GluQRS, producing the protein MRPDIAQQYRGRFAPSPSGFLHFGSLIAALASYLDAKHNNGQWLVRIEDIDPPREKAGASAQILKTLELFGLHWDEDVLYQSQQSPVYRAVLAELSQQNLSYYCCCTRAQIKAEGGIYQGHCRQLAQPKNSSAIRVINNLGISQYNDLIQGQVTCNKELAQEDFIVLRKDGLFAYQLAVVVDDIYQNISHIIRGCDLLEPTARQLSFYQILQHTAPKFGHFPLAVTAAGFKLSKQNNAPEIDQRNPIPSLLLALKFLGQQPPKELKYASVTELLSWAITHWSITQVPKSQEIVL; encoded by the coding sequence TTGCGACCCGATATTGCACAGCAATACCGTGGTCGCTTTGCTCCTTCCCCTTCCGGTTTTTTACATTTCGGTTCATTAATTGCTGCTCTGGCAAGTTATCTAGACGCTAAACATAATAATGGCCAATGGCTAGTTAGAATTGAAGATATTGATCCTCCACGGGAAAAAGCAGGTGCAAGTGCCCAAATCCTAAAAACACTAGAACTTTTTGGTCTACATTGGGATGAAGATGTACTTTACCAAAGTCAGCAAAGTCCGGTTTATCGTGCAGTATTAGCCGAGCTATCACAACAAAATCTCAGTTATTATTGTTGCTGTACTCGCGCTCAAATTAAAGCCGAAGGTGGTATCTACCAAGGCCATTGCCGACAACTAGCGCAACCCAAAAATAGCAGTGCAATTCGCGTAATTAATAACTTGGGTATCTCACAATATAATGACCTTATTCAAGGCCAAGTAACCTGTAACAAAGAACTTGCTCAAGAAGATTTTATCGTATTAAGAAAAGACGGCCTATTTGCTTATCAATTAGCGGTTGTCGTTGACGATATCTATCAAAATATTAGCCATATTATTCGCGGTTGTGACTTACTTGAACCGACAGCGAGACAATTAAGTTTTTATCAAATATTGCAACATACTGCCCCTAAATTCGGCCACTTTCCACTAGCCGTAACAGCAGCAGGCTTTAAATTAAGCAAACAAAATAACGCGCCTGAAATAGATCAAAGAAATCCCATACCTTCCCTCTTATTAGCCTTAAAATTCCTAGGTCAACAACCACCTAAGGAATTAAAATACGCCAGTGTCACTGAACTTTTAAGCTGGGCAATCACCCACTGGTCAATCACTCAAGTGCCAAAATCACAAGAAATAGTTTTATAA
- the panP gene encoding pyridoxal-dependent aspartate 1-decarboxylase PanP, with translation MTVNKRAAKVSEESLHRIFTIPVAPNSTLGRVESEISQNLAGFLGSHIAATEQALSEIEKDFADSQIPEDPAFVSDHMHHLLDKLVSQSVHTSSPNFIGHMTSALPYFILPLSKLMIGLNQNLVKIETSKAFTPMERQVLGMMHRLVYQDEEPFYQQWMHSANHSLGAFCSGGTVANLTALWVARNNLLKPDGDFKGVAREGLFKALKHYNYDGLAILVSARGHYSLKKSADVLGIGQDSVIAIPTDENNKIDCQLLEEKCQQLARENIQVLSIVGVAGTTETGNIDPLDKIADIAQRYNAHFHVDAAWGGATLLSNKYRPLLKGIELADSVTIDAHKQMYVPMGAGLVVFKNPASVAAIEHHAEYILRKGSKDLGSHTLEGSRPGMAMLVYAALHVISRPGYELLINGSIEKANYFAQLIEQHADFELVTKPELCLLTYRYNPSSVQKLLANASDVEQENINVLLDKLTEFIQKRQRENGKSFVSRTRIEVQKYQGRKTLVFRVVLANPLTTKTILQDVLAEQAQLAQESERFLPLLLSMS, from the coding sequence ATGACGGTGAATAAACGCGCAGCAAAAGTTTCTGAAGAGTCTTTACATCGTATTTTTACCATTCCTGTTGCACCCAATTCTACATTGGGTCGCGTAGAGAGTGAGATATCTCAAAACTTGGCTGGCTTCCTAGGTTCGCACATCGCAGCGACAGAACAAGCCTTGAGCGAAATTGAAAAAGATTTTGCTGACTCGCAGATCCCTGAAGATCCTGCTTTTGTTTCAGATCACATGCACCACTTACTTGATAAGCTTGTGTCTCAATCTGTTCATACCTCAAGTCCAAATTTCATCGGTCATATGACCTCTGCATTACCGTACTTTATTTTACCGTTATCAAAACTGATGATTGGCTTAAATCAAAATTTGGTAAAAATTGAAACGTCAAAAGCATTTACCCCAATGGAACGGCAAGTGCTTGGTATGATGCATCGTTTAGTTTATCAAGATGAAGAGCCGTTTTATCAACAATGGATGCATAGTGCGAATCACTCATTAGGCGCATTTTGCTCAGGCGGCACTGTCGCTAATTTAACGGCACTTTGGGTTGCACGTAATAACTTATTAAAACCGGATGGTGATTTTAAAGGTGTAGCACGTGAGGGCTTATTCAAGGCACTTAAACATTATAACTATGACGGCTTAGCTATCTTAGTGTCAGCTCGTGGACATTATTCACTGAAAAAGTCGGCAGATGTCTTAGGTATAGGCCAAGACAGTGTTATTGCTATTCCAACCGATGAAAATAATAAAATTGACTGCCAACTGCTTGAAGAAAAATGTCAGCAGTTAGCACGTGAAAATATTCAAGTACTTAGTATTGTCGGTGTTGCAGGCACAACAGAAACCGGCAATATAGACCCGCTTGATAAAATAGCTGATATAGCTCAACGCTATAATGCGCATTTTCATGTTGATGCTGCTTGGGGTGGAGCAACCTTATTATCGAATAAGTATCGCCCATTATTAAAAGGCATTGAGTTGGCTGACTCGGTCACTATCGACGCACATAAACAAATGTATGTGCCGATGGGAGCAGGGCTAGTGGTATTTAAAAACCCGGCCTCTGTTGCTGCGATTGAGCATCATGCTGAGTATATTTTACGCAAAGGCTCAAAAGATTTAGGAAGTCATACTTTAGAAGGTTCGCGTCCAGGTATGGCAATGTTGGTCTATGCCGCTTTGCATGTGATCAGCCGTCCAGGCTATGAATTGCTGATTAATGGCAGTATTGAAAAAGCTAATTATTTTGCTCAATTAATCGAGCAGCATGCTGATTTTGAATTGGTTACTAAGCCTGAACTATGCTTGTTAACTTATCGCTATAATCCAAGTAGTGTGCAAAAGTTGCTGGCTAACGCTAGTGATGTTGAACAAGAAAACATTAACGTATTGCTGGATAAGTTGACAGAATTCATCCAAAAAAGACAACGTGAAAATGGTAAGTCTTTTGTTTCTCGTACCCGTATTGAAGTACAGAAATACCAAGGGCGAAAAACTTTAGTCTTTCGTGTTGTATTAGCGAATCCGCTGACCACAAAAACTATTCTACAAGACGTATTAGCTGAACAGGCTCAATTGGCGCAAGAAAGTGAACGCTTTTTACCCTTATTATTGTCGATGAGCTAA
- the panC gene encoding pantoate--beta-alanine ligase, giving the protein MQTIEKISNLRGEINLWRQQGLKIAFVPTMGNLHKGHIALVEKAKLVADKVVASIFVNPMQFGANEDIDNYPSTMPEDKEKLLAAGCDLLFTPTPAIIYPKGVDNQSYVEVPNVSQSYCGESRPGHFRGVTTVVCKLFNLVQPDIACFGLKDYQQVQVIQIMVEDLSMPIEIIPVETVREPSGLALSSRNNYLSEAEKEIAAALSQNIQWLAKEIQHSTDFIGLARKAAEYINNAGMRTDYIHICHARTLQPASEDDKELVILAAAHCGKARLIDNLQVKLA; this is encoded by the coding sequence ATGCAAACAATTGAAAAAATTTCGAATTTACGCGGCGAAATTAATCTCTGGCGACAGCAAGGCCTTAAAATTGCTTTTGTGCCAACCATGGGCAACTTACATAAAGGGCATATTGCCCTAGTAGAAAAAGCCAAATTGGTTGCTGATAAAGTGGTTGCCAGCATTTTTGTCAACCCGATGCAATTTGGCGCAAATGAAGATATCGACAATTACCCAAGCACAATGCCTGAGGATAAAGAAAAGTTACTTGCTGCTGGTTGTGATTTATTATTTACACCAACGCCCGCGATTATTTATCCTAAAGGCGTAGATAACCAAAGTTATGTTGAGGTGCCTAATGTTTCTCAAAGCTACTGTGGTGAAAGTCGCCCTGGGCATTTTCGTGGAGTGACAACCGTCGTTTGTAAGCTGTTCAATTTAGTCCAACCCGATATTGCCTGTTTTGGTTTAAAAGACTACCAACAGGTTCAAGTCATTCAAATTATGGTTGAAGACTTATCTATGCCGATTGAGATAATACCGGTCGAAACCGTTCGAGAGCCCTCAGGCTTAGCGCTAAGTTCTCGTAATAATTATTTAAGTGAAGCAGAAAAAGAAATCGCCGCGGCTTTAAGTCAAAATATTCAATGGTTAGCGAAAGAAATTCAACATAGTACTGACTTTATTGGTTTAGCAAGAAAAGCCGCCGAGTATATTAATAATGCAGGAATGAGAACCGATTATATTCATATTTGTCATGCTCGCACTTTACAGCCAGCAAGTGAAGACGATAAAGAATTAGTTATTCTCGCAGCAGCACATTGTGGCAAAGCAAGGTTAATCGATAACCTACAGGTAAAATTAGCTTAA